In Myxococcales bacterium, the genomic window CGATCCCCATGTAGAACAGGTCGATCACGATCACGAAGCCCACGATTCTCAGGAAGACATCTCTCACGGCTGTTCTCGGTCCTGCAACTCGGAGCGCATCGCCAGGGCGAAGACCATCGAGACGAACAGAAAGAAAATCAACACGATGATCGAGATGACCGTCGTCGCGAACCCGTGGCTCGGGATGAAGGCTCCCTCGCTCGTATCCTTCATGACCTGGTAGACGTGCCAGTACTGCCGAATGCCCGATCGGATGTAGCCCATCAATCCCATCAGCCAGGTGAAGGTCACGGCTAGAAAGAACAGGACATACTGGGACAAGCGAGGAATCTGGCCCCACTTGATTTCACCCAGGGATTCCGAATTCCGGTAGATCGGCACCTCGAGCAGCAGGTACAGGACCATGAAGGCCCCGACCATCATCGGTTGGTACGCGGAGAGCCCGACCCGAACCGCGGCGGGAACGAAGTAACCGTAGATGCCAATCGCGACGATTCCGGCCAGAGCCGCCAGCAGGGCGACGATCTGGATCGAGTTGCCGGCCACGACAAAGGACCCGGTGGCCTTCTTGTTGCCGCGCCGGTAGAGCATGAACGTGATGAAGGTGGCCAGAATCATCAGGTTGACGGCCGTGTTCTTCGCCGACATGACTCCCAGCACCCCGAGTCTCGGGTGATGAGCCGAACCCATGGCCTTCATTTCTGCGACCGTGGCGATGATGCTGTGCGGTGTCGCCCAGACTGCGAGACCCGTCGCCAACACGATCAAAACCGGCGCCTGGAATTTCTTGTACCGGTCGCCCCCCGGAATCCGGGCCATGGCCAACCACAGGTAGAGATTGATGGCGAGGAAGAGCGCTCCGATGAGGATGGCCTGCAGAATCCAGAGTTGCGCGAAGGAGCCACCCATCATCGATACGCCCATCTGCTGGCTATAGGCGTAAATTTCCCGGCCCAGGTAGTAGCCGGCGAAGGGCAGTGGAATGAAGGCGGCGACGGCGATGAAGCTGCCGATGTAGCCCATCCAGTCGAAGCGTGCGCGCTCTTCGTCGCTGGTGGCGGCCAGGAAGCGGAAGCCCGCATAGGCGCCCACGATCGCACCCCCGAAACAAACATTGGCGAGCAGTCGGTGGATGTTCAGGGGATTCCAGGCGTAGTTCATGAAGGCGTCGATGCGGCTCGTGACCGTGATGGCGATGTCGGTGCCTTCGATCCCGCTCGGTGTCATCATGTAGCCCGTCCAGGCGTTCGTGATGACCAGGATGCCGATCCCCAGCGCATTGACGAATCCACCGAGCAACAAGTGCCACTTCTTCTTCGAGCCCTGCAGCAGATCCCAGCTGTAGAAGTAGAGGTACGAAAACAGCGCTTCGCAGAAAATGATCCCAATGTAGAACGCCCAGGTGGGCTCGAAGACCTTCTCCATGTGGGTCGTGAACTTGGGGTAGAGCGTGATCAAAGCGACCAGGAGCATTCCGCCCAGGGTGGCGGTGATGGTGTAGCTCATGGCCAACAGGCGCATGAATTCCTTGGCCAGCCCATCGTATTCTTCGCTCTTCTGGAAGACGCCAATCACTTCGGCGATGAACACGAAAATCGGTACGCCCAGCACGAACGCGGCGAACATCAAGTGTGCCTGGGCCACGGACCACACCAGTACTCGGCTTCCGATCACCGGGAAATCTCTGTAGTCGGCTGCCTCGAATGCCCGAGGAAGCAAGAACGCGAGCACGTACACGACTACCAGGATGGCCGAGATCTTCAGGATGCCGCCGCGCACTCCCGACAGCGCTTTTGCCCAGCCGCTCCCTTCAGCCATGCACTCCTCCAGGGTAAACGGATCTGTGGCGGGGCGGTACGAATGGATCCCAGGAGAGTTCGCTCACCGAACTCGGAGCGGAGCCAGGGCGCCTCGCTGCTATCTGCGAAGGCCTGGGTTGCGTTGCCTGCGTGCTCGGTCTGCTGGCCGATCGCACCGGGGGGCTCCAGAGGTCACCGCTTCGCGAGACCCGTTACACTCGAGCGCTCCGTCACAAGCTTTGACCTGAACGGGGAGCGGGGCAAATCTGCCCGGATTGACGCCGTAATAGGTTGCAACATGCGAAACAGCGGCCAACGGTAACACGCTTGGCTACACCTCCGCTCGCATGCAACCAATCGCTGCGGTGTCTTCGTTCGAAAACTATGCAACATCCATCGAAGCGATATCATCCAAGTGATATGGAACTGCAGCGCTATCGGCGTCACGGGTTATGGGATCTCTGAATTTGAATAGTTGAAACAGTTGCTGAAAAAGTTGAAGTTGTCATCTGCAAGTTAACGCCGTTTTATTTGCGTCCCATGACAACCACCGAAGTGTTGTTTTGCACCCCTGAGGATGCAAATGCAAATGGAGGAGGTTGTGGAGAGGCGACTAATTCTGACGGTAACCTGCCTGGTCATTTTCTTCCCACTGCTGTCCCAGGCCGGGGACGGCAAGCCCTGGGATCCAGCGTTGGGTACGGCAACGATTTCCGGCAGTGTGAAGTTCGACGGGAAACAGCCGCGATCGCGGCCCATCGATATGGCCGGGGCCGACGAGAAGTGTGCAGAGCTGCACGGCGGCGTGAGGCAGAAGCCCGAGACCGTCATCGTCAATGACAACGGCACCCTGCGCAACGTCTTCGTGTGGATCAAGTCGGGGGCAGAGGGTTGGGAGTTCCCGCTGCCCGCGGGCGATGCGTCCCTCGAACAGATCGGCTGTAAGTACACGCCACACGTGCAGGGCATGCGGACCGGCCAGGCCCTCGCGATCAAGACCAGCGACCCCACCGCCCACAACGTTCACGGGTTCGGCAAGGTGAACCGGCCCTTCAATCGCTCCCAACCGCCCGGTGCCGGGGATATCGTCGTCAAGATGCGGCGGGACGAGAGCCATCCGCCGATGAAGATCAAGTGCGACATCCACCCCTGGATGAACGCCTATGTAGGCGTTGTACCCCATCCCTACTTCGCAGTCACCCAGGACGATGGCTCCTTCGAGCTGCCCAATCTCGCACCAGGCACCTACACCGTCGAAGCATGGCACGAAAAATATGACACGATGGAGCAGACGGTGGTTGTCGGCGACAACGACACCCAGATGATCGAGTTCACGTTCTCAAAGAAGTGACATCCGAAAATCCCGCACAACCCGGGTCGCCACAGTGGCCTGGGACAAGGAGGTCGCAGTGAACGATCCGCAGTACGGCTGGTGGCTACCGCCGCAAATCTCGGCTCATGGCGACGACATCGATCTCATGATCAATATTATCCATTGGTTCATGCTCGCCCTGTTCGTCGGCTGGTCGCTCTTCATTGTGTTTTGTCTAGTCCGCTTCCGAGAGCGCCCGGGTCACGTCGCCGTCTACCAACCGATCGAAGCAAGGTTCAACCGCTGGCTGGAAGTAGGGGTAGCGGTCGCCGAGGCCGCCATCCTG contains:
- a CDS encoding cytochrome ubiquinol oxidase subunit I codes for the protein MAEGSGWAKALSGVRGGILKISAILVVVYVLAFLLPRAFEAADYRDFPVIGSRVLVWSVAQAHLMFAAFVLGVPIFVFIAEVIGVFQKSEEYDGLAKEFMRLLAMSYTITATLGGMLLVALITLYPKFTTHMEKVFEPTWAFYIGIIFCEALFSYLYFYSWDLLQGSKKKWHLLLGGFVNALGIGILVITNAWTGYMMTPSGIEGTDIAITVTSRIDAFMNYAWNPLNIHRLLANVCFGGAIVGAYAGFRFLAATSDEERARFDWMGYIGSFIAVAAFIPLPFAGYYLGREIYAYSQQMGVSMMGGSFAQLWILQAILIGALFLAINLYLWLAMARIPGGDRYKKFQAPVLIVLATGLAVWATPHSIIATVAEMKAMGSAHHPRLGVLGVMSAKNTAVNLMILATFITFMLYRRGNKKATGSFVVAGNSIQIVALLAALAGIVAIGIYGYFVPAAVRVGLSAYQPMMVGAFMVLYLLLEVPIYRNSESLGEIKWGQIPRLSQYVLFFLAVTFTWLMGLMGYIRSGIRQYWHVYQVMKDTSEGAFIPSHGFATTVISIIVLIFFLFVSMVFALAMRSELQDREQP
- a CDS encoding carboxypeptidase regulatory-like domain-containing protein yields the protein MERRLILTVTCLVIFFPLLSQAGDGKPWDPALGTATISGSVKFDGKQPRSRPIDMAGADEKCAELHGGVRQKPETVIVNDNGTLRNVFVWIKSGAEGWEFPLPAGDASLEQIGCKYTPHVQGMRTGQALAIKTSDPTAHNVHGFGKVNRPFNRSQPPGAGDIVVKMRRDESHPPMKIKCDIHPWMNAYVGVVPHPYFAVTQDDGSFELPNLAPGTYTVEAWHEKYDTMEQTVVVGDNDTQMIEFTFSKK